Proteins from a genomic interval of Pseudomonas paeninsulae:
- a CDS encoding IS1182 family transposase, which yields MSRFRPIDRKTDYLLPPSMDDWLPEAHLARFILEAIERLDLSALTRRYGGRGSAAYHPEVLLSLLVYGYATGTFSSRMIERATYDSLAFRYLASGSHPDHDTLASFRRRFLDELAGIFLQVLELAGEMKLLKLGTISLDGTKLHANASRHSALSYGHIQTLERQLKAEVQELLALAERADQAELPVGIDLPDEIKRRQDRLLAMAAAKAKIEVRARARFEQDQAAYQEKLAKRAARTAETGKKPGGKPPKAPVEGPTEHDQINLTDEDSRIMRVAGGGFEQCYNAQAAVDTDTLLVVAPGLTQAGNDKQQVVPMLAELKALPESLGQVNVVLGDCGYNSESNIAACEAAGIEPYLAVAREDHHPHWKARFEELAALDADATVQQRMAHKLKSQPGRRLYALRKQTVELVFGIIKSVMGFRQFLLRGKDKVSGEWRLVCLAWNLKRMAVLRHKSVQCG from the coding sequence ATGAGCCGCTTTCGTCCGATCGACCGCAAGACTGACTACCTGCTCCCGCCATCGATGGATGACTGGCTGCCAGAAGCCCACCTGGCCCGTTTCATTCTCGAAGCCATCGAACGGCTCGACTTGAGTGCGCTCACCCGGCGTTATGGCGGACGCGGCAGCGCCGCCTATCACCCCGAGGTGCTGCTTAGTCTGCTGGTCTATGGCTATGCCACCGGCACCTTTTCCAGCCGTATGATCGAACGCGCCACTTACGACTCGCTCGCCTTTCGCTACCTGGCCTCAGGCAGTCACCCCGATCACGACACCCTGGCCAGCTTCCGCCGCCGCTTCCTCGACGAGTTGGCCGGCATCTTCCTTCAGGTGCTGGAGCTGGCGGGCGAGATGAAGCTGCTCAAGCTCGGCACCATCAGCCTCGACGGCACCAAGCTGCATGCCAACGCCTCACGCCACAGTGCACTGTCCTATGGCCATATCCAGACACTCGAACGCCAGCTCAAGGCCGAAGTGCAGGAGCTCCTGGCGCTGGCTGAACGGGCCGACCAGGCAGAGCTCCCCGTCGGCATCGATCTGCCGGACGAGATCAAACGCCGGCAAGATCGCTTGCTCGCCATGGCCGCGGCGAAGGCCAAGATCGAGGTGCGCGCCCGTGCGCGTTTCGAGCAGGATCAGGCCGCCTACCAAGAGAAGCTTGCCAAGCGTGCGGCGCGCACGGCAGAAACGGGCAAGAAGCCCGGCGGCAAGCCGCCCAAAGCCCCAGTGGAAGGGCCTACCGAACACGACCAAATCAACCTCACCGACGAAGACTCGCGCATCATGCGGGTGGCTGGCGGCGGCTTCGAACAGTGCTACAACGCCCAGGCCGCAGTGGATACCGACACCCTGTTGGTGGTGGCGCCAGGCCTCACTCAGGCGGGCAACGACAAGCAACAAGTCGTCCCCATGCTGGCCGAGCTCAAGGCGCTACCGGAGTCATTGGGTCAGGTGAACGTGGTGCTCGGGGACTGTGGCTACAACAGCGAAAGCAACATCGCCGCCTGCGAGGCGGCGGGAATCGAGCCCTACCTGGCGGTGGCACGCGAAGATCATCACCCGCACTGGAAAGCGCGCTTCGAGGAGCTGGCAGCGCTCGACGCTGATGCCACAGTGCAACAACGCATGGCGCACAAACTCAAGAGCCAGCCGGGGCGCCGCCTCTATGCGCTGCGCAAACAGACGGTGGAACTGGTGTTCGGCATCATCAAGTCGGTCATGGGTTTTCGCCAGTTTCTGCTGCGAGGCAAGGACAAGGTGAGCGGCGAATGGCGCCTGGTATGTCTGGCCTGGAATTTGAAACGCATGGCCGTTTTGCGCCACAAATCCGTCCAGTGTGGGTAG
- a CDS encoding hybrid sensor histidine kinase/response regulator, with amino-acid sequence MDISLTQRLSFKQASLTVLVAFILGTALSLIQVGFDYASEDASIDREISALMEISHNPAARIAYNIDAELAQELVLGLLRSPAVIRAEIIDNSNMTLASVTRPPDPSRYRLLSDFLFDERRQFETPLFVSHAPQEALGVLRLEVDTYAFGSHFLRRAMLTLLTGFARSLLLSLILLVLFYFMLTKPLIEVIRALSGRDLHTPNRNRLPCPRGHERDEIGILVDVTNQQLSSIAMEIEQRREAENRLTQYLSELENIVSARTTELKASNARLLESNQELEQARRTALDMAQARSAFLANMSHEIRTPLNGLLGMLALSLDGQLSNEQRQQLSIAHDSGKVLVNLLNNILDLSKFEAGQLELESMPFDLGTMVEDTASLLSQNALPSVELTCLIDPQLPAQVLGDPTRVRQIISNLLSNALKFTRFGRVDIHVDSGPTGIRILVRDTGIGIAEEARARIYQPFAQAGVGITRQFGGTGLGLALTRRLCEAMQGRLELESREGFGSQFCAELPLPSHTPAPTLPALTGTVVALSSANSGLSELLGKLLPAWGLVYQRLDTDTNLLGVTADLLISDCPECLPATRPTFTIPILLVTAYGSFLPSEQTHTLAPFEQIARPLSRQTLLQALRRSLGQQMESAPAPSPIEQQSGRRARVLLVEDNPVNQLVAKGMLGKLGCEVVLANHGAEALSQLAQHDIDLVLMDCNMPIMDGYEASRRIRQGGHHPELPIIALTANALPDERERCRAAGMSDYLSKPFRREELAALLERWLPASSAAS; translated from the coding sequence ATGGATATATCGCTCACCCAACGCCTGTCGTTCAAACAGGCCAGTTTGACCGTACTGGTGGCGTTTATCCTCGGCACTGCGCTCAGCTTGATTCAAGTGGGCTTCGATTATGCCAGCGAGGACGCCTCCATCGACCGCGAGATTAGCGCACTGATGGAGATCAGCCACAATCCCGCGGCACGCATCGCCTACAACATCGACGCTGAGCTGGCCCAGGAACTGGTGCTGGGCCTGCTGCGCTCGCCGGCGGTGATTCGCGCCGAGATCATAGACAACAGCAATATGACTCTGGCCAGCGTCACCCGCCCACCCGACCCAAGCCGCTACCGGCTGCTCAGCGATTTCCTCTTCGACGAACGGCGCCAGTTCGAAACGCCGTTGTTCGTCAGTCACGCGCCCCAGGAAGCCCTCGGCGTGCTGCGCCTGGAAGTCGACACCTATGCGTTCGGCAGTCACTTTCTGCGGCGCGCCATGCTTACCTTGCTAACCGGCTTCGCCCGCAGCCTGCTGCTCTCGTTGATCCTGCTGGTGCTGTTCTATTTCATGCTGACCAAGCCGCTGATCGAGGTGATTCGCGCGCTCAGCGGTCGCGACCTGCACACCCCGAACCGCAACAGACTGCCCTGCCCGCGCGGACATGAGCGCGATGAAATCGGCATCCTGGTCGACGTCACCAACCAACAACTGTCCAGCATAGCCATGGAGATCGAGCAACGTCGCGAAGCGGAGAACCGCCTCACCCAGTACCTGAGTGAACTGGAGAACATCGTCTCTGCGCGCACGACCGAATTGAAGGCCAGCAACGCGCGCCTGCTCGAATCCAATCAGGAGCTGGAACAGGCAAGACGCACCGCGCTGGACATGGCCCAGGCCCGTTCGGCGTTTCTCGCCAACATGAGCCACGAGATCCGCACCCCGCTCAACGGTCTGCTCGGCATGCTTGCCTTGTCCCTCGACGGCCAGCTGAGCAACGAACAACGCCAGCAGCTATCGATTGCCCACGACTCCGGCAAGGTTCTGGTCAATCTACTCAATAACATCCTCGACTTGTCGAAGTTCGAAGCCGGTCAGTTAGAGCTGGAAAGCATGCCTTTCGACCTCGGCACAATGGTCGAAGACACCGCTAGCCTACTGTCGCAAAACGCCTTACCGAGTGTCGAATTGACCTGCCTGATCGACCCGCAACTGCCCGCGCAAGTGCTCGGCGACCCGACACGGGTGCGCCAGATCATCAGCAACCTGCTGTCAAACGCCCTGAAATTCACCCGCTTTGGCCGCGTCGACATCCACGTCGACAGTGGCCCGACAGGCATACGGATCCTGGTGCGCGACACCGGCATCGGCATTGCCGAAGAGGCACGCGCGCGCATCTATCAACCCTTTGCCCAGGCAGGAGTCGGCATTACCCGTCAGTTCGGCGGCACCGGCCTGGGCTTGGCGCTCACCCGCCGCCTGTGCGAAGCCATGCAGGGTCGGCTCGAACTGGAGTCCAGGGAAGGCTTCGGTAGCCAGTTCTGCGCCGAACTGCCATTGCCCAGCCACACTCCTGCGCCCACCTTGCCAGCACTGACAGGAACGGTCGTTGCCCTCAGCTCGGCCAATTCAGGCCTCAGCGAACTACTTGGCAAGCTGCTGCCCGCATGGGGACTGGTGTATCAACGCCTGGACACCGATACAAATCTGCTCGGTGTCACAGCCGACCTGCTGATCAGTGACTGCCCCGAGTGCCTCCCGGCCACGCGGCCTACGTTCACGATTCCGATCCTGCTGGTCACCGCCTACGGCAGCTTCCTACCCAGCGAACAGACGCACACCCTGGCGCCGTTCGAACAAATCGCCCGGCCGCTGTCGCGGCAAACCCTGCTCCAGGCATTGCGCCGCAGCCTTGGCCAGCAGATGGAAAGCGCACCGGCGCCAAGCCCCATCGAGCAACAAAGCGGACGGCGAGCGCGGGTGCTGCTGGTGGAGGACAATCCGGTCAACCAACTGGTGGCAAAAGGCATGCTCGGCAAACTCGGCTGCGAGGTTGTGCTGGCCAACCATGGCGCCGAAGCCCTGAGCCAACTGGCTCAGCACGACATCGACCTGGTGCTGATGGACTGCAACATGCCGATCATGGATGGCTATGAGGCCAGCCGCAGAATCCGCCAAGGCGGACACCATCCCGAGCTGCCGATCATCGCCCTGACCGCCAACGCCCTGCCCGATGAACGCGAGCGTTGTCGCGCCGCCGGCATGAGCGATTACCTGTCCAAACCCTTCCGCCGCGAAGAGCTGGCCGCCCTGCTCGAGCGCTGGCTGCCGGCGTCTAGCGCAGCGTCATGA
- a CDS encoding GAF domain-containing protein, with protein sequence MIDLAHTGPESDDYSLLAAQLQALLADERDFIANAAQFCALLFQELSELNWAGFYLARGDELVLGPFQGRVACVRIPLGRGVCGVAAATWQTQRVEDVHAFAGHIACDSASRSELVVPLLKAGQLIGVLDLDSPQLARFTAADQLGIERLVEIFLQLSDC encoded by the coding sequence ATGATCGACCTTGCGCACACTGGCCCTGAGTCCGATGACTATTCACTGCTGGCCGCGCAACTGCAGGCACTGTTGGCAGATGAGCGGGATTTCATTGCCAACGCCGCGCAGTTCTGCGCCTTGTTGTTCCAGGAGCTGAGCGAGCTGAATTGGGCGGGTTTCTACTTGGCGCGGGGCGATGAGCTGGTGCTGGGGCCATTCCAGGGGCGGGTGGCGTGTGTGCGCATACCCCTGGGGCGCGGGGTGTGCGGGGTGGCTGCGGCTACCTGGCAGACGCAGCGGGTGGAGGATGTGCACGCCTTTGCCGGGCATATCGCCTGCGACAGTGCCTCGCGCAGCGAGCTGGTGGTGCCGCTGTTGAAGGCTGGGCAGCTGATCGGCGTGCTGGATCTGGATAGTCCGCAGTTGGCCCGCTTTACGGCCGCGGACCAGCTCGGGATCGAGCGGTTGGTCGAGATTTTCTTGCAGCTTAGCGACTGTTGA
- a CDS encoding MarR family winged helix-turn-helix transcriptional regulator — translation MKAVPFEREDALQLDNQLCFKLYAASRAVIRAYKPMLDQLNLTYPQYLAMLVLWEWQVVPPTQPTVKALGERLLLDSGTLTPLLKRLQQFGLLLRQRSAVDEREVHLALTEAGRALRERVLPLRQQLLCEQGVEVDELTELRGRVGQLLDRFMTLR, via the coding sequence ATGAAGGCAGTGCCATTCGAGCGCGAAGACGCCCTGCAGTTGGACAACCAGCTGTGCTTCAAGCTGTATGCGGCTTCGCGGGCGGTGATTCGTGCCTACAAGCCGATGCTCGATCAATTAAACCTGACCTACCCGCAGTACCTGGCGATGCTGGTGCTCTGGGAGTGGCAGGTTGTCCCGCCGACACAGCCGACGGTCAAGGCCCTGGGCGAGCGCTTGCTGCTCGATTCGGGCACCTTGACCCCGCTGCTCAAGCGCTTGCAGCAATTTGGTTTGCTATTGCGCCAGCGTTCGGCTGTGGATGAGCGCGAGGTGCACCTGGCATTGACTGAAGCGGGTCGTGCCTTGCGCGAGCGGGTGCTGCCGTTGCGCCAGCAGCTGTTGTGCGAGCAGGGTGTCGAGGTGGATGAACTGACTGAGCTGCGTGGCCGCGTTGGTCAGTTGCTCGACCGCTTCATGACGCTGCGCTAG
- a CDS encoding glutathione S-transferase family protein yields the protein MSLTVYGAPLSPFVRKVRLCLAEKDLEYQLEIVLPFGQPAWYRQLSPLGRIPALKDGDFSLADSSVICQYLEDNYPERTHLQGQSAEQRARVRWLEKYSDYELAPLCTFSVFRNRALKPSMGQPCDEAAVQTTLTEKLPAHFDYLEQSLGTAEYFVGDSLTLADLAFACQIINMEHGDEQLDAQRWPSLAALHQRVKARPSVQALLPGEQKMLAKMAAKA from the coding sequence ATGAGCCTGACCGTGTATGGCGCCCCGCTTTCGCCCTTCGTACGCAAAGTACGCCTGTGCCTGGCGGAGAAAGACCTCGAGTATCAACTGGAAATCGTTCTGCCCTTTGGCCAGCCCGCCTGGTATCGCCAACTCAGTCCACTGGGTCGCATCCCGGCCTTGAAGGATGGCGATTTCAGCCTGGCCGACTCCAGCGTGATCTGCCAGTACCTGGAAGACAACTACCCCGAGCGCACCCACCTGCAGGGCCAGAGCGCCGAGCAGCGCGCCCGCGTACGCTGGCTGGAAAAATACAGCGACTACGAGTTGGCACCACTGTGCACCTTCAGCGTCTTCCGCAACCGCGCCCTGAAGCCGTCCATGGGTCAGCCCTGCGATGAGGCAGCAGTACAGACCACGCTGACGGAAAAGCTACCGGCGCACTTCGACTACCTGGAGCAGAGCCTGGGCACCGCCGAGTACTTCGTCGGCGATAGCCTGACCCTGGCCGACCTGGCATTTGCCTGCCAGATAATCAACATGGAACATGGCGATGAGCAGCTGGATGCCCAGCGCTGGCCGAGCCTGGCCGCCCTGCATCAGCGGGTGAAAGCGCGTCCCTCGGTGCAAGCCCTATTGCCCGGCGAGCAGAAGATGCTGGCCAAGATGGCCGCCAAAGCTTGA
- the msrB gene encoding peptide-methionine (R)-S-oxide reductase MsrB, with amino-acid sequence MDKLEKPLEDWREELSETQFHVCRLGGTERAFSGEYHDSKTPGVYHCACCGTALFDSDAKFDSGSGWPSYFQPLSKDAITSLDDFSHGMHRIEVKCGKCDAHLGHVFPDGPAPTGLRYCINSASLKLVPKAEA; translated from the coding sequence GTGGACAAGCTCGAAAAACCCCTGGAAGACTGGCGCGAAGAACTGTCGGAGACGCAGTTCCATGTCTGCCGGTTGGGTGGCACGGAGCGAGCCTTTTCCGGTGAATACCATGACAGCAAGACGCCGGGCGTTTATCACTGCGCCTGCTGCGGTACTGCATTGTTCGACTCCGACGCCAAGTTCGACTCCGGGAGTGGCTGGCCCAGCTACTTTCAGCCGCTCAGCAAGGATGCGATTACCAGCCTGGATGACTTCAGCCACGGCATGCACCGCATCGAAGTGAAGTGTGGAAAATGCGATGCCCACCTGGGCCACGTCTTCCCCGATGGGCCGGCGCCGACCGGTTTACGCTACTGCATCAATTCGGCCTCGCTGAAGCTCGTGCCTAAAGCCGAAGCGTGA
- a CDS encoding acyl-CoA dehydrogenase has product MLAVWLLILVVATAYLAHRRTAPLPALGMVAGYLVLMGLFSHAPTWLLAVFWLVLLVVALPLALPEQRRKLFSAPMFAWFQRVLPPMSATERDAIEAGSVWWDGELFSGRPDWDKLLAYPKAQLSEEEQAFIDGPTEQLCAMVSDWEIGQQMDLPAKAWEHIKQHGFFALIIPKEYGGKGFSAYAHSQVAMKLATRSGDLASTVMVPNSLGPAELLLHYGTDEQRQHYLPRLARGDDIPCFALTGPLAGSDAGAMPDTGIICKGQWQGEEVLGLRLTWEKRYITLGPVATLLGLAFKAYDPDHLLGEQEDLGISLALVPTDTPGVEIGRRHLPLGAAFMNGPNSGKDVFIPLDFLIGGQDMLGKGWMMLMNCLSVGRSISLPAVGTGAAKFTSLVTGQYSQIREQFNVPLAAFEGIQEALARIGGNAWLMDSARILTANAVDLGEKPSVLSAILKYHLTERGRECISHAMDVHGGKGIIMGPNNYLARSWQGAPIFITVEGANILSRNLMIFGQGAIRCHPYVLKEMALADREDQQQALLEFDELLLQHIGFAVSNAASSLLLSLGLGRFSEAPGDNLSRPYFRALNRLAAAFALIADLSMMLLGGELKRRERLSARLGDVLSHLYLASAALKRYHDLDYPAHSRPLLCWAMEESLGHAEQALDELLSNFPNKLLGCALRVLVFPFGRRHKGPSDAQDAQVAEIIGRNSGDPALEELLAGCYRPQAENDPVAALQQAMDLLQSVQPLQKKLHQALKDGQLQEVPGQSLIDAAASAGILTAEEAQSLHQAEAARRVVIDVDDFAKEELKLGRGKVR; this is encoded by the coding sequence ATGCTCGCAGTCTGGTTGCTCATTCTGGTCGTTGCTACGGCCTACCTGGCCCACCGCCGCACCGCACCGCTGCCCGCTCTCGGCATGGTTGCCGGGTATCTGGTTCTCATGGGCCTATTTAGTCACGCCCCAACCTGGCTTTTGGCTGTTTTCTGGCTCGTGCTCCTGGTAGTGGCACTACCGCTGGCGCTGCCGGAACAACGGCGAAAACTGTTCAGCGCACCGATGTTCGCCTGGTTTCAGCGGGTACTGCCGCCCATGTCGGCCACCGAACGCGATGCCATCGAAGCCGGTAGCGTCTGGTGGGATGGCGAACTCTTCAGCGGCCGGCCGGACTGGGACAAACTCCTGGCTTACCCCAAGGCGCAATTGAGCGAGGAGGAACAAGCCTTTATCGATGGCCCCACCGAACAACTCTGCGCGATGGTCAGTGACTGGGAAATCGGCCAGCAAATGGACTTACCGGCCAAGGCCTGGGAACACATCAAGCAGCATGGCTTTTTCGCCCTGATCATCCCCAAGGAATACGGCGGCAAAGGCTTTTCCGCCTACGCCCATTCCCAGGTAGCGATGAAACTGGCCACCCGCAGCGGCGACCTGGCATCCACCGTAATGGTGCCCAACTCACTCGGGCCGGCGGAGTTACTGCTGCACTACGGCACCGATGAGCAGCGCCAGCACTACCTGCCGCGCCTGGCGCGTGGCGATGACATCCCCTGCTTCGCCCTTACCGGCCCACTGGCCGGCTCGGACGCTGGAGCCATGCCCGACACGGGGATTATCTGCAAAGGTCAGTGGCAGGGCGAGGAAGTGCTCGGCTTGCGCCTGACCTGGGAAAAGCGTTACATCACCCTGGGCCCGGTCGCGACCCTGCTCGGCCTGGCATTCAAAGCCTACGACCCCGATCACTTGCTCGGAGAACAGGAAGACCTCGGCATCAGCCTGGCCCTGGTGCCCACCGACACGCCTGGGGTGGAAATCGGCCGCCGCCATCTGCCACTCGGCGCCGCCTTCATGAACGGACCGAACTCGGGGAAAGACGTGTTCATCCCGCTGGACTTCCTGATCGGCGGCCAGGACATGCTCGGCAAAGGCTGGATGATGCTGATGAACTGCCTGTCGGTGGGCCGTTCCATCTCTCTCCCGGCGGTAGGTACCGGAGCAGCCAAGTTCACCAGCCTGGTTACCGGCCAGTACAGCCAGATACGCGAGCAATTCAATGTACCGCTGGCGGCCTTCGAAGGTATTCAGGAGGCCCTGGCACGCATCGGCGGCAACGCCTGGCTGATGGACAGCGCGCGCATACTCACCGCCAACGCAGTGGATCTGGGCGAAAAGCCGTCGGTGCTCTCGGCGATTCTCAAATACCACCTGACCGAACGTGGCCGCGAATGCATCAGCCACGCCATGGACGTGCACGGTGGCAAGGGCATCATCATGGGCCCTAACAACTACCTGGCCCGTTCCTGGCAAGGCGCGCCGATTTTCATCACCGTGGAAGGCGCCAACATCCTCTCGCGCAATCTGATGATCTTCGGCCAGGGCGCGATTCGCTGCCACCCCTACGTACTCAAAGAAATGGCCCTGGCCGACCGCGAAGACCAACAGCAGGCACTGCTGGAATTCGACGAACTGCTGCTGCAACACATCGGCTTTGCCGTGAGCAACGCAGCCAGCAGCCTGCTCCTCAGCCTCGGCCTGGGCCGGTTCAGCGAGGCGCCGGGCGACAACCTCAGCCGTCCCTACTTTCGTGCACTGAATCGCCTGGCGGCAGCCTTCGCCCTGATTGCCGACTTGAGCATGATGCTATTGGGCGGCGAACTGAAACGCCGCGAACGGCTTTCCGCACGCCTGGGCGATGTACTCAGCCACCTGTACCTGGCCTCGGCGGCGCTCAAGCGCTACCACGACCTGGATTACCCGGCGCATTCACGCCCACTGCTGTGCTGGGCCATGGAAGAAAGCCTGGGCCACGCCGAGCAGGCGCTGGATGAACTGCTCAGCAACTTCCCCAACAAACTGCTCGGTTGCGCCTTGCGCGTACTGGTCTTCCCCTTCGGCCGTCGGCACAAAGGCCCGAGCGATGCACAGGATGCCCAGGTCGCCGAGATCATCGGACGCAACAGCGGCGATCCGGCCCTGGAAGAGTTGCTCGCCGGCTGCTACCGCCCACAGGCGGAGAACGACCCGGTGGCCGCCCTGCAGCAGGCGATGGATCTGTTGCAAAGCGTGCAACCCCTGCAGAAAAAACTGCACCAGGCACTCAAGGACGGCCAACTGCAGGAGGTGCCGGGACAGAGCCTGATCGACGCCGCAGCCAGTGCCGGTATCCTCACCGCAGAAGAAGCACAGAGCCTGCACCAGGCCGAAGCAGCGAGACGCGTGGTGATCGACGTCGACGACTTCGCCAAGGAAGAACTGAAGCTCGGCCGCGGCAAGGTGCGCTAG
- a CDS encoding ATP-binding protein, which produces MDSRLNTFLQRAESVLARLEPLLPAQRGDIDWQHSLAARWHREGRSGYLQPLSINLDLNLSDLIGVDTQREQLARNTRQFIQGLPANHALLWGARGTGKSSLVRALLAEHAVAGLRLIEIERDHLADLPRVVEQLIRLPQRFVLFCDDLSFEAGEGDYRVLKSVLDGSLERSPDNVLLYATSNRRHLMPESHSDNEASQMVDGELHPSEAIEGKIALSDRFGLWLSFYPFTQDHFLDVVRHWIEVQASPAGLNWQWNEALEKAAIRWALGRGNRNGRCAYQFARHWVGLQLLESQA; this is translated from the coding sequence GTGGATTCTCGTTTAAATACTTTTCTACAGCGCGCCGAGAGCGTGCTGGCGCGCCTTGAGCCGCTGTTGCCAGCCCAGCGTGGCGATATCGATTGGCAGCACAGTCTGGCCGCGCGCTGGCACCGTGAGGGCCGCAGTGGTTACTTGCAGCCGCTGAGCATCAACCTTGACCTGAATCTGAGTGACCTGATCGGGGTGGACACTCAGCGTGAACAGCTGGCGCGCAATACCCGGCAATTCATTCAGGGCCTGCCGGCCAACCACGCTTTGCTCTGGGGCGCACGGGGCACGGGGAAGTCATCGCTGGTGCGCGCGTTGCTGGCCGAACATGCCGTGGCCGGGCTGCGCCTGATCGAGATCGAGCGTGATCATCTGGCGGATCTGCCGCGCGTGGTCGAGCAGCTGATTCGCTTGCCCCAGCGCTTCGTGCTGTTTTGCGACGACCTGTCCTTCGAGGCGGGTGAGGGTGATTACCGGGTGCTGAAAAGCGTGCTGGATGGCTCGCTGGAGCGCTCGCCAGACAATGTGCTGCTCTACGCCACCTCCAATCGCCGCCATCTGATGCCGGAGAGTCACAGCGACAACGAGGCCTCGCAGATGGTCGACGGCGAACTGCATCCCAGTGAGGCGATTGAGGGCAAGATCGCCTTGTCCGATCGTTTCGGCCTGTGGTTGTCCTTCTACCCATTCACCCAGGATCACTTTCTCGATGTGGTGCGCCATTGGATCGAGGTGCAGGCGTCGCCGGCTGGCTTGAACTGGCAGTGGAACGAGGCGCTGGAAAAAGCGGCGATTCGCTGGGCCCTGGGTCGCGGTAATCGCAATGGTCGCTGTGCCTATCAATTTGCCCGGCACTGGGTCGGGCTGCAACTCCTGGAAAGCCAAGCATGA
- a CDS encoding PA2817 family protein, with the protein MANAHLDHHLALLAHLRTILVALGEAEQILDDSHAMYLERYDELLADLPNDPEASLYLGQDLISQIFQRYPQIAHLVPRDLLWFFGGDCLHFMPDEEIEMYQTLEEHRFEALENDEPFDWNQEKQLLTMPVQGSKH; encoded by the coding sequence ATGGCCAACGCCCACCTCGACCATCACCTCGCCCTGCTCGCCCATCTGCGCACCATTCTGGTTGCCTTGGGCGAAGCCGAGCAGATTCTCGATGACAGCCATGCCATGTACCTGGAACGCTATGACGAATTGCTGGCCGATCTGCCGAACGATCCGGAAGCCAGCCTCTACCTCGGCCAGGATCTGATCAGCCAGATCTTCCAGCGCTACCCGCAAATCGCTCATCTGGTCCCGCGCGACCTGTTGTGGTTCTTCGGTGGCGACTGCCTGCATTTCATGCCCGACGAAGAAATCGAGATGTACCAGACGCTGGAAGAGCACCGCTTCGAAGCCCTGGAAAACGACGAGCCATTCGACTGGAATCAGGAAAAACAGCTGCTGACCATGCCCGTGCAAGGCAGCAAGCACTAG
- a CDS encoding glutathione peroxidase produces the protein MSNELFDIPVTTIKGEQKTLSDFGGKAVLVVNTASKCGFTPQYKGLESLWQQYKDKGLVVLGFPCNQFGKQEPGNEGAISEFCELNFGVSFPLFKKVDVNGSDAHPLFVQLKKNAPGLLGSQGVKWNFTKFLISADGKQVKRFAPATKPEDLTAEIEALLK, from the coding sequence ATGAGCAACGAACTCTTCGATATCCCTGTAACCACCATCAAGGGCGAACAGAAAACCCTCTCCGACTTCGGCGGCAAGGCCGTGTTGGTGGTCAATACTGCAAGCAAGTGCGGTTTCACTCCGCAGTACAAGGGTTTGGAAAGCCTCTGGCAGCAGTACAAAGACAAAGGTCTGGTGGTGTTGGGCTTTCCTTGTAACCAGTTCGGCAAGCAGGAGCCGGGCAATGAAGGGGCCATTTCCGAGTTTTGCGAGCTGAACTTCGGTGTCAGCTTTCCCTTGTTCAAGAAAGTCGATGTCAACGGCAGCGATGCCCATCCCTTGTTCGTCCAACTGAAGAAAAATGCCCCCGGTCTGCTCGGTAGTCAGGGTGTGAAGTGGAACTTCACCAAGTTTCTGATCAGTGCCGACGGCAAGCAGGTCAAGCGTTTCGCGCCGGCCACCAAGCCGGAAGATCTGACTGCCGAGATCGAAGCTCTGCTCAAATGA